The Vidua chalybeata isolate OUT-0048 unplaced genomic scaffold, bVidCha1 merged haplotype scaffold_246_ctg1, whole genome shotgun sequence DNA window catgatgtcccaatggtctccttggttctcgactgttaacaatggagccttggatCTACTGAGTTCTATGATGTCACAATTGCCTCCTGGGTTTTGGAGAGTAACAATGGATCCATGGCTCCATAaggttccatggtgtcacaatggtctccttggttctggacggtgacaatggagccttggttccacgaggttccatgatgtcacaatggtctcctcggttctgtACGGTAACGATGGAGCCGgggttccacgaggttccatgatgtcacaacaGTCTCCTCGGTTTTGGagtgtaacaatggagccttggttccacgaggttacatgatgtcacaatggtcgCCTTGATTatggagggtaacaatggagccttgcttccacgagCTTCCTtgatgtcacagtggtctcctttgttctggacggtaagaatggagccttggttccacgatgttccatgatgtcccaatggtctccttggttctcaactgttaacaatggagccttggttccacgaggttccatgatgtcccaagGGTCTCTTTCCTTCcggagggtaacaatggagcctttgTTCCTCGAGGtgccatgatgtcacaatggtctccttagttgtggacggtaacaatggagccttggttctatgaggttccatgatgtcacaattgtATCCTTTGTTTTGGAGGGTAATaatggaggcttggttccacgaggttccatgatgtcacaatcgTATCCTTTgttttggagggtaacaatggagccttggttctaCGAGGTTCCATGATTTCAGAATTGTATACTTTGTTTTGGAGggtaagaatggagccttggttccacgaggtcCCATGATTTCACAATGGTCTTCTCATTTCTGGAGGGTAAAAATGGAGCCATGTTCcgcgaggttccatgatgtcacaatgctaTTATCGGTTCTGGATATCCACATGGAGACTTCCTTCAActaggttccatgatgtcacaaggatctCCTTGGTTCCAGACTGCAACAATGGAGCTTTGGTTCGACGAAGTTTCAAAATGTCATAACGATCCCCTTGGTTCcggatggtaacaatggagcctttgTTCCACGATGTTCGATGATGTCACAATGttctcctcggttctggacggtTACAATGGAGCCTTAgttccacgatgttccatgatgtcgcagggatctccttggttctgcgtggtaacaatggagccttggttccacgactttctatgatgtcacaatggtctcctcggttctgaACGGTAACAATGgggccttggttccatgagatTCCATGATATCACAATGTTCTTAgggttctggatggtaacaatggagccttggtttcacaaggttccatgatgtcgacattgtatttttagttttggaGGTTAACAATGGAACCTTGGTTCCACAAAGTTTCATGATTGCCGAGCCATGGGGGCTTGTAgccactcggcacgaagctcagatagctggtacatctgagggtccaccagaagaacgggagggacactcgggctgctgaaatcctgctcgtttattgaagggtcgcagaaggggcagacagggagacaatgaagcagaagggaggcagattccgagagccccgaagggcggggtgaggattcttttactgcgtaggggtaggagggtttagcattcgagggtacaatcgggagaaggctaaagggaggggaaatataacattaaccagtggggaaaagggaaaggagtgttcttggtggaagaaccaaagggaaaacgtggaacagagaagattctaggctaaggggcagacttgaactataactgacaggacagggggagggtacaattctcttacaaaagggggtggagaactcatacaactgctgtttcccatggcaaccctagactgccttccccaacccctcctcctacagagaggtttctgcagctccctctcagGGCCTGATGTTCAGGGCCTGAGCACAAAGCCCCAGAGGGTCATTCAAgtccttgtgctgtgtctgtgctgctgagctgggccaggctcctggcacagagggtgaTCCTGGCAACCAAGAAGagcttcaaaagcacatttctcttgatgagcagctcttctcccagcccagcagggctggggcactgcctgcagtctgcccgggcacagcccagaggcacagagagcttcaatcagtcagggctgggaaggtgctgagaagtgcctgggacagaatcactgccagcccttggcacaggaacctctggctgcaggacaaggcagctgcagctcctgcagtgatcTCCTCAAGCTGGAACATCCCAATGCCCACAGACCCTGTGAGTACAACTCTGAGTATTTCTGGTGCAGGACAGGTGAAATGCTCATGAAGCTCTGACATGCTGAGGGGTTCTGATCAGTCACAGAATATTTCCAGGACAAGGATTTGATAAAAATTAGGAGATTTCCAAAGACTTTATATTCAGTTTCCTAATATTCCAGgatggcagggagggatggatgaatATTAAATGTTGATTATGAATTATTGATTATTAATTTTGTCAAGTGCCTGAGACATCTGAGCTGTTACTTTTAGTGATGTACAGGTTCACAGTACATCCCTAATGTGCttgcagccactctgcccatggacagcagcagcatcacatTTGCTGGAGCCATCAGGCTCAGTCtgagctgtcctttctccaagctgcaaacagaagctgcccccagccagtGCCCTGCAAACAGGCAGGGTTCTGTCAGGCCAAGGAGAGTGCACAGAGATTTGGGGTCTCTGAGTGCTGGCACGGAGAGATCAGGCACAGGGAAAcacctgcaggaggaaaatctccaggaagcagagagaagatCAGGCAAGGAGAGAGAACAAAACCCAGAagtgctgtggcagggagagTTTAGAGATGTGCAGAGGATCCCCTCCAGTGCAGCCCCTCCCTCTGCACAAGCcccctccctcctgtgcccccagccaaGCCTCTGCCCTCAGGGCCGGGGCTCCAAGGCgtgcagcccctcctgtgcaggcagagctgcagcagagccgtggggcagctctgcagccccgggcccagttccctctgcagagcacagggctgggagcagctgcccggcactgggggctctggcagggggcacagctggctcagggtgacacagctgtccccagggcccgGCTCTGGGCAATGCTGTcagtgcagccagggaaggagctgcatcTCCCTTCATCCAATGCCATCAGAAGGATTCTTGGAAGTCTCCCTGAGATTTCAGTCCAAGCTGGGAGCTCCAATCCAGGATGCAAACCTATCCTAGAGCATCTCTGAGTTATAAGATTGATGGGGAAGGACAGAGGTGTTGTGACACTGAAGATGCTGCTGGGTTGGTGAAATGAGCAATGTGAGTCCTTGGCTACAAatgtggagctgggctgtggttGTGGGCTGGGCTCCATCTGCTCTCCACTGTAcctgggggtttttttagggaaaatgtGGGAAGCTGATCAACCTCCCCCAGAGAAAGGTTAGAGCCCAGAGAAACTCAGAACAGGTGAGAAGGACAGACCATCTCCCATCACTCCCCACTCTCCACTTTCACAGAACTTGCTCTGTTCTCCCTGACGGTAGCAGACATGCTGAGGGTTTCTGACATCCAAGAACACCAGGACAAATATAGGGGAGCTTATGAAGAAAACCCCAGAACTCTTGAACACAGAAGTGTGTCTCTGTATTCCTGGGCAGGGTGTATGGGAAATGGCTTTGATTTTGGTTACAGGTATCTCCTCTAACTCTTCCCTGCCCTTTCTCCATGAACAGATCcccctgtgcagccacagcaaatgtccaacagcagctccatcagccacttcctcctgctggcactgacAGAGacgcggcagctgcagctcctgcacttctgcctcttgctgggcatctccctggctgccctcctgggcaacgGCCTCATCATCAGCGCCGGAGCCTGcggccaccacctgcacacgcccatgttcttcttcccgctcaacctggccctcagccacctgggctccatctgcaccactgtccccaaagccatgcacaattccctctgggacaccagcaccatctcctacTCAGCATGTGCTGCTCAATTTATTCTGCTTATCTTCTTCCTTGGAACAGAGATTTTCCTCCTGACCATCATGTGCTACGACTGCTACGTGTCCAtctgcaaacccctgcactacgggaccctcctgggcagcagagcttgtgcccacatggcagcagctgcctgggccagtgcctttctcaatgctctgctgcacacagccaatacattttccctgcccctgtgccagggcaatGACCTGGgccagttcttctgtgaaatcccacacatcctcaagctctcctgctccaaatcctACCTCAGGGAACTGGGGCTTCTTGCTGTTAGTGTGTGTTTAGGATTCGGATGTTTGCTGTTCATGGTTTTCTCCTATGTGCAgatcttcagggctgtgctgaggatcccctctgagcagggacggcacaaagccttttccacctgcctccctcacctggctgtgtgtgggaggggtccccgccctcccttgggaggcaacttcaatatagccaaaagttgtcaatcacatgctgtttccctccccagttgaggctgtctgtcaaagcttaacacactccccagttctagaaagttcttctcttctgttaatcccattggaccctgttagaatgccactcctctcctgtatcccgattggttcattacatgtcaccccatcccgtctcctcccctctaccctttacccattggttggtttgtgccctagccactcctatccctctgcccttatattctcggtcccgcccgaATGCTGTGCTCCCgaagtcagctcttccttcgggaggttgctgctcctggcaataaacttctcggatcctgctgctcgggagacgtctcgtctttatttggtggagctttccgggttacatctacccctccctgcggaccggtcagccgaggatcactccccggactggctgggaacccagggaacccccggaggacctaattttatacagcTGTGGTCTCCCTGTTCCTCAGCACTGACACATTTGCCTACCTGCAGcctccctccatctcctccccatccctggatctggCAGTGTCAGTTCTGTCCTCGgtggtgcctccagccctgaaccccctcaTCTACAGCCTGAGGAACCAGGAGCTCAAGGCTGCACCGTGGAGACTGATGACTGGATGCATTCAGGAACATTAAACTGCTGGCCAATTTCGCCAAATCACTTCAAATAAAAGTAATCTTTGAATCTTCccattgctttcattttgaaggttcgtttttttttgttttttgtttttttttttttttcactattgtCCACAAAGCAATGTCTTTGTTTatgctatttttcattttgtttctctccacctTCCCTGCGGCCACAGACTGTGTCAATGAGGGGCTGTGCTCTCAGTGCCTTTAAAGGAACTCAAGGATCTCCCAGCAGAGTTTTCTGCAAGATGcccttttgttgccttctctggggctgcagcagcaatgtctgtgtgcagagctgggggcagatcagtgctggcacagcagctgtgcccagcagcagcagcagcacttggtgttgccagtgctgctcccgtggccctgccccgctgccctggtggccctggtgttgctgcagggcctgagtgCTCTCGGGGCCGGGCACAgtcctgggggtggcagtgccggggctgcagcagggacaggccatgggcactgctggggcagcgctgatgcctcaggccagggcctgggggctccaggctccTTGCCCAGGCTCTCTCAAGAACACGGCCAGGCcaatgctcagcacagaaaacccccgtcagcagccccaggctggccgtgggcaggctgggggcaaacagcacggctggtgctctgccagggccctgggggagacgggaaggagcagcagagcaggggctgatccatccccagtgcgctgcacagcccagggcagcgtCCCAGAGCGTCCTCATGGAGCTGCCAACAACatcccccctctgcagccctggcctctcccccagctcacacaggtgccccatccttgcaggcacagacacGGCAGCACTGGCTCAGGAGCCCCTGTTTGCATTGCACACAGCAGGCGGGAGCACccccgtgctgctgctgtggggacatgAACCTGAGGGAGCACAAATGCCAtcagcccctggggccaggaagggctgggggacacagggaaaccactcagctttgtcctggcctctgcactcagccagaaagtttgttcccatcagctgggagtttcctgtcccactgcagacgctgttgctcagagccagggctgcctggcagccacccccaaactgccctgagcatttccttggcttcacctttgctttctttactCTTCCTTCTACAAATTTCATTCTCttgcccagccctgttccctgccctgcacacagcccatCCCTGTTTGCCCTCTCCTCTCTGGCCCCACTCCCCATTGAGTTCCTGACTTGGCACCATGGGAACATCCCTTGGGGAGCAGGATCATCccacaagtgctgcaggaattgtctgcaggctcctgcagtgcctcgTGCTGCTCCCTTGCCAGAGGCACCCCAGGCCAGgggggcacatctgggctgctgtgtctgcctgtggggCTCCCTGTTCTGGGCaaggaggaggggctgcagaggctctgcaggactgacaggatgggctttggggctgtgaggagaagctgagggacctgggctgctgcagcttctgaagaggaggcccagggctcctcctgcaaCTGCTCCAGGGGTGgtttcagagaatcacagaaccagcCAGGCTACAAAAGACCttggagatcatcaagtccaacctgtgccctgACACCACCttgtctcccctgagccttctaTTCTCCAGGATAAAccacctcagctccctcagctgctcctcacaggactcgTGTGGCAGAGCCCgcaccagccttgttgcccttctctggacacgctccagcccctccatgtccttcctaaattgggggcccagaactggacacagcactcgaggtgctGCCCaaccagtgcccagtacaggggaagaatcactgccctgctcctgctggccacaccattcctgatccaggccaggagccattggccttcttggccacctgggcacactgctggctcatgtccagcctgctgtccatcagtgcccccaggtccctttctgcctggctgctgtccagCCCCTCTGTCTCCAGCCTGTAGCTCTGCAGGGGtttttgtggccaaagtgcaggacccggcacttggtcttgttaaacctcaccTTGTTGGAactggatccagcctgtccaggtccctctgcagagccctcctaccctccagcacatccacactcacacccagcttggtgtcatctgcaaatttccTGATGGTGGATTCAGTCCCCTCATGCAGATCCTCAATGCAGACATTGAAATCCACGCTGGCTGGCTCTGATCCCTCGGCCATCCTGTGGGTGCCCTGTGATGGCACTCAGGGTGATCTGTTCCAGAACCTTGCCGGGCaccgaggtcaggctgacaggcctgcagttccccagatcctccttccagcccttcttgggGATGGGCTCACACTGGCACCTCCAGTCCTCTGGGGCCTCCCTggtgagccaggactgatgagaaatgatggagagcagcttggggagctcatccaccagctccctcatccccctaggatggatcccatctggtgCCAGAGACACCTGGGAGCATCTGAGTGGCTCAGCAggtccccagctgctccctcctggatTCCAGGgagctgttctgctccctgtccccatccacCAGCTCAGGAGAACACTTGTCCTGAGCATGACCTGGCCTAATGTTGAAAACTGGGGCAAAGAAGGCGTTAagcagctcagcttttccttaTCTTTAGTTACTTTATTCCCCACTGCATCCAATAAAGAGTAGAAGTTCTACTTATCCCTCCTTTTGctattagtttatttttaaaacactt harbors:
- the LOC128783380 gene encoding olfactory receptor 14J1-like; translated protein: MSNSSSISHFLLLALTETRQLQLLHFCLLLGISLAALLGNGLIISAGACGHHLHTPMFFFPLNLALSHLGSICTTVPKAMHNSLWDTSTISYSACAAQFILLIFFLGTEIFLLTIMCYDCYVSICKPLHYGTLLGSRACAHMAAAAWASAFLNALLHTANTFSLPLCQGNDLGQFFCEIPHILKLSCSKSYLRELGLLAVSVCLGFGCLLFMVFSYVQIFRAVLRIPSEQGRHKAFSTCLPHLAVCGRGPRPPLGGNFNIAKSCQSHAVSLPS